Within the Solwaraspora sp. WMMA2056 genome, the region TGCGCATCGTCGGGTCGAGGAAGATCGGGAAGCGTACGTCCGGGTTGTCGAGCAGGCCGGTGGCGGCGGCGTCCAGTCGCAGTTGGGCGTCGCCGGTGCCGTCACCGTCGAGGCTGCTGGGCATCGGGGCGACAGCGGCGCCGGGTTCGGCGCCGCTGAGCCCGGACAGGCGCAGGACGTCCGCGGTGGTGGCCACGGAGGTACGCGTGGGCGCGTCGGGAGCTTCGTCGTCGCGGCCGGAGGAGTCCCAGGCGAACGGGGTGGGGATGGAGCTGATCTCGGTGCCGCCGGCCCCGTCGAGGACGGAGACTCCGCCGGTGACGGGGTCGTGCCGGAACACGGCGGTGGTCGACCGCAGCCCGTAGCTGAGCTGCTGGACGGCTGCCGAGGCGGCGGCCTGCGGCGTCTTGACGATCAGCAGCTGTCCGAAGCCGCCGTCGTCGCGGACGACGATCAGCAGGTCGACGCCGGGCAGCACCTCCGGGTAGAGGGCGCGGGGGCCGTCGAGGACGGGCTCGGGCAGTGGGCCGGGCCAGGTGTACGCGACGGTGTGCCCGTCGATGTCCAGCTCGGCGAGCACACTGTGGACGGTAGGCGGGGCGGTGTCGGGCTGGTATCGGGCGGGGGCGTACCGGGCGGCGGGGCCGCCGCTGGAGAAGCGGACCGGCGTCGCGGGGTTGACCGGCCGTACGCCGAGACCGTTTTCCGCGGCGGCGACCTGGGTCAGGTCGGTGTCGATGGGGGCCCACTGCCCGGACGCGTCCTGCGCCCGTTGCGGGATGGAGTGCGTGGTGGTGCGGAGCTGTCCGTCGGGTCGCGCCCAGGTCTGTGCGGTGGCGGTGGTGTCGGTGTCGATCAGCACCTCTTCGCCGGTGCGTCGTGCCTCGTCGAAGGCGGCGGCTTCGTCGCGGGGGGCGGCGGGTGCGGCCTCGGCGGGCTGCTGCGGCGCGGACCGGTCGAGGGCGGGCACGATCCACGGCAGGGTGGTGGCGACGAGTGCGGCCGAGATCAGCGCCACCGTCACGGTGAGCCGGGTACGGGTGCGCACGAATGGACTGATCAGGCGAGACGCGGTCACTGCGAGCTACTCCCGTGGGACCCGGCGGGCAGGGGGCACTGTGGACGCCACTGCGCCCGGTCGTCAGCTGCGGTGCAGAAGCCCGGTCACGATCGCACGACTCGTGCCGCCGGGTCATGCATCAATGTCGTTATAAATCTGTTATATACGACAGCTGTCGATGTCGTAGCTGCCGGCTTTCTGGTCGTACGTCGCTTTTGTCGATAACAACTGATCCAAATATTGGGATTGGTGCATTTGATCGGTTTCCCACCAGATCGACGGCACTCGGCCGGCATTGACCCGTGACCGAGCTCACTTCGGGTCCGATCGGGACTCCACAATGTCACTTGAGTGTCGGATCAAACTGACGCACAGTGCTCACGACCGTGCCACGCCCGGCGTGTGCTCTCGCGGTCCGTCCGCATTCTCTTCACGCCTGGGAGTCGACGCGCATGCGTGGAACCGGTCCACTGTCCTGGCAGCAGGGCGACCGAGCAGCCCGTACCGGACGGGGTCGCACCATCCGGCAGCGCGCCCGCCGCGCCACCCTGCTGCTGCTCACGGTCGTCATGACCGTGACGGTGCTGCCCGCCCAGGCGTGGGGCGTGCCCGGCCCCGGGATGAGCCGCGAAGGACTGCAGGTCGAGCTCCCCGACCTGCCGCAGACCCCGCAGATCGGCCAGGACGAGTCCGCCGAGTCCGATCTGACCACCGCCGACGAGGTGCCGGTGGTGCCGTACGAGCCGGTGGCGGTCACCCCCTGGACCTCCGGCGACGGCACAGTGGACCTGACCGGCGTGGCGCCCGGCGAGACGTTGCCGGTCGACGACCTGCCGGTGGCGCTCGGCGTACCGGAAGATGGTGATCCGGCGGCACTCGCCGGCAGCTGGGCCGTCGGCCTCGCCGCCCCCGAAGCGTCCCAGGCCGCCGGCGTGGCCGGCCTGATCATGAAGATCACCCCGCCGGCGTCCGCCGACCCGGCCGCCGAGGTGGCGCTCACCGTCGACTACACCACCTTCGCCGACCTGTACGGGCCGCAGGCCGCCGACCGGTTCGGCTTCCTGCTGCTGCCCGACTGCGTCTACGACGACCCCGACGGCGGCGACTGCGCCACCGCCACCGCCACCGGCGGCGTCGGCGAACGCGCCGGCGCGCAGGCCGGCGGCTCCGGAGTCACCGACACCGGCGAGATCACCCCGATCGCCAGCCAGGTCGCGGTGGAGTCGACCCGACGGGTGGTCAGCGGCACCGTACCGGTCGGCGCGCTGCTCGCCGCGTCGTCGGACGCCGGCCGGTCCGCCGCCTCGTCCACCTCGTCGAGCGTGGTCGGTGTGCTCGACACCGGCGCGTCGGCCGCCGGTGACTACACCGCCACCCCGCTGCTCTCCTCCGGATCCTGGGCCGCCGGCTCGTCCTCCGGCGCGTTCACCTACGGCTACCAGATCGAGGTGCCGGAGGCGACCGGCGGACTGATGCCGCAGGTCAACCTCTCGTACTCGTCGCAGTCGGTGGACGGGCGGACCTCGGCCACCAACAACCAGGCCTCCTGGATCGGCGACGGCTGGGACTACGCCGCCGGCTCGATCACCCGCAGCTACGCCAACTGCCGGCAGGACTCGACGAAGGCCGGATCCAACAACGCCAGCCACCGCACCGGGGACCTCTGCTGGGGGTCGAACAACGCCACCCTGTCACTCGGCGGCATGACCACCGAACTGGTGTGGGACGGCGGCACCTGGACCACCGCCAACGGCGACGGCTCCCGCGTCGAACTGCTCACCGACACCGGGCTGGCCAACGGCGACGCCGACGGCGAGTACTGGGTGGTCACCACCCGCGACGGCACCCGGCACTGGTTCGGCCGGCACCGGCTGCCCGGCTGGTCCACCGGAGACCCGGTCACCAACTCGGTGCTGACCGTGCCGGTGTACGGCAACCACGCCGGCGAGCCCTGCTACCAGGCCGGCAACTGGGCCGGGTCGGCCTGCACCCAGGCGTGGCGCTGGTCGCTCGATTACGTCGAGGACCTGCACGGCAACGCGATGAGCCTGTGGTGGGCCAAGGAGACCAACTACTACGCCCGCAACTTCAACTTCAAGGACCCGGTCCGCTACGACCGCAGCGGCTACCTGACTCGGATCGACTACGGCCAACGCGCCGACAGCATGTACTCGGCCGCGCCGCTGGCCCGGGTCGCCTTCACCGTCGCCGAACGCTGCTTCGCCGAAGGCGCACTGACCTGCACCGACGCCAACTTCGCCAGCACCAACCCGAACAACTACCGGATCTGGTACGACACACCCGCCGACCTGCACTGCACCGCCGGGCAGAAATGCTGGAACTCGTCCCCGGCGTTCTTCACCCGCAAACGCCTCGACCGGATCACCACCTCGGCTCAGCGCCAGTCCGGCTCCACCGCCCTGCAGACCGTCGACGAGTACAAGCTCAAGCAGTCGTTCCCGATCCTGCGGACCGGGCTGAACACCGCCCTGTGGCTGGAGTCGGTCACCCGTACCGGACACGGCCGTAACGGCGCCGGCACGATCGCGCTCAACGCCGTCCGGTTCGAGGCCCACCCCGACGACATGCCCAACCGGGTCCGCCGCGACGACCGGCCCAACTTCTCCCGGCTGCGCATCGGCCGCGTCATCAACGAGTACGGCGGCGAAACGATCGTCACGTACAAGCAGCCGACCGGGGCCTGCGCCACCGGCACCGGCCTGCCCGGCAAGAACGACACCGCCGCGTTGAAAGCCAACACCCGGCTCTGCTACCCGTCGTTCTGGCACCCCGACCCAGCCGTCGAGGACATCGACTGGTTCCACAAGTACGTCGTCGACACCGTCGAGGAACTACCCGCGATCGACGGCGCGTTCCCCACCGTCACCCGGTACTCCTACGCCGACGCCGGCTGGAAACTCGCCGAGCAGGAGTTCACCAAGAAGTCCACCCGCACGTACTCGCAGTTCGCCGGCTTCGCCAAGGTCACCGTCGTCACCGGCGACGACGACCCGGCCATCGGCAGCGCCCGGACCAAGTCGGTGACCCGCTACTTCCGGGGCATGGGTGACAGCGTCTCCGTCCGCGACATCGACGGCACCGTCATCGCCGCCGACGCCGAACCGTTCGCCGGCCGCATCGCCGAGGAACTCACCTACACCAGCGCCGCCGACGCCGACACCGCCTGGCTGACCCGCAGCGTCACCGTACCGGCCGCCACCGAACTGGCCCGCCGCGACCGCGACGACGGGCTCAGCCCACTGCGCGCCTGGCGGGTCACCGAACCCCGGCAGATCACCTACACCCGCTCCTCCGGCACCGGCGACGACACCCGCACCCAACGGGTCGTCGAAACCCGCACCACCTACGAGACGGAGTACGGACTGCCGACCCGGGTCGAGTCGCGCGGCGACACCGGCCGCACCGGCGACGAGTCCTGCACCAACTTCGGCTACGTCCACCGGACGGACAAGCACGTCATCGGCCTGACCCGGCAGGTGCGGACCAGCCCCACCCTCTGCGCCGACGCCAACTTCGACGACCTCACGACGCTGAGCGCGGCCAGCCGGGTCGGCTACGACAACCAGGCGTACGGCGTCGCCCTGACCGCCTCGACCCGGGCGCTGGTCACCAGCTCCTGGTCGCTGAAGGCCGATGGCAGCGGATACCAGCCCGACGGCAGCGTCGCCTTCGACGCGACGGGTCGGGTCGTCTCCCGCACCGGCCCGGACGGAAAGACCTCGACGACCACGTTCGAACCGGCCACCGGGCAGGCGTACCGGGTGACCGAACGCAACTCGCTGGGCCACAGCCAGACCGTCGAGGTCGACCCCGGCCGGGGCGTCGCCGTCCGCAGCACCGACCCGAACGGCCACGTCAGCCAGGCCACGTACGACCCGCTGGGTCGCCTCGTCGAAGCCTGGGCCCCCGGACGGACCCCGACCGCCGGCGCCGTCCCCGACTTCAGCGCCGAATACCACCTGCCGGTCGGCAAACCGCCGTACGTGGTCACCCGCAGCCGCGGCCACGAGAACCGGGTCGAAACCGCCGTCACCCTCTACGACGGACTCGGCCGGGAACGGCAGAGCCAGCAGGAAGCCGTCGGCGGCGGCCGGCTCATCAGCGACACCCTCTACAACACCTCCGGTGAGATCTGGCAGACCAACAACGCCTACTACGCCGACGGCGCACCGAGCGGCCGACTGTTCACCCCGCTCGCCGACACCACGGTGCCGAACGCCACCCGCTACACCTACGACGGCCTCGGCCGGGTACTCACCGAGATGCCGGTGCTGCGCGGCACCGACGCACCCGAACGGGCCACCCGCTACGAGTACGGCACCGACCACTCCACCGTGATCAACCCGGCCGGCGCGCCGTCGTACCGGGTCTGGTCCGACGCCATCGGCCGCACCACCCGGGTCGACACCTTCACCGACGCCGCCCGCACCGCGTTCACCACCATGCGGTACGAGCACGACGCCCGTGGCCAACTCGCCCGCGCGTACCACTCGGAAGCCCTTGACCACCCGTGGACCTGGTCCTACGACCAGCGGGGCCGGTTGACCACCGCGAACGACCCGGACACCGGCACCACCACCATCGGGTACGACCACCGCGACCGACCGCTCACCACCACCAACGCCCGCGAGGTCACCGTCTGGAACGGGTACGACGAACTGTCCCGGCCGGTGGCGCAGCGACTCGACGGGCCGGCCGGCACCCTGCTGGCCGAGTTCGGCTACGACACCGCGCCGGGCGGAACCGGGCTGCCGGCGACGGCGACCCGCTACACCGACGGGTTGGCGTACACGCAGCAGATCGGCGGCTACACCGACGACTACCAGCCGACGTCGACGACGTTGACGCTGCCACAGGAGATCGCCGAGACCTGGGGGCTGGCCCGGTCGTACACGTACTCGTACTCCTACACCGACACCGGTCTGACGGCGTCGGTGCGGATGCCGGCGGTGGGCCGGTTGCCGGCCGAGGAGGTCCTGGTCCGCTACACCGCCGACGGGCTACCGCTGTCGGTGTCCGGTCAGGACTGGTACGGCGCGGAGACGGTCTACTCGCCGTACGGGCAGGTGCTGCGGTCGACGCTGGGCGCGCAGCCGTACCGGGTGTGGACCACGGCGTCGTACGACGACGCCAGCGGCGCGCTGCTCGACCAGCGGGTGTTCCGGGAGCAGACCGG harbors:
- a CDS encoding RHS repeat-associated core domain-containing protein; translation: MTVTVLPAQAWGVPGPGMSREGLQVELPDLPQTPQIGQDESAESDLTTADEVPVVPYEPVAVTPWTSGDGTVDLTGVAPGETLPVDDLPVALGVPEDGDPAALAGSWAVGLAAPEASQAAGVAGLIMKITPPASADPAAEVALTVDYTTFADLYGPQAADRFGFLLLPDCVYDDPDGGDCATATATGGVGERAGAQAGGSGVTDTGEITPIASQVAVESTRRVVSGTVPVGALLAASSDAGRSAASSTSSSVVGVLDTGASAAGDYTATPLLSSGSWAAGSSSGAFTYGYQIEVPEATGGLMPQVNLSYSSQSVDGRTSATNNQASWIGDGWDYAAGSITRSYANCRQDSTKAGSNNASHRTGDLCWGSNNATLSLGGMTTELVWDGGTWTTANGDGSRVELLTDTGLANGDADGEYWVVTTRDGTRHWFGRHRLPGWSTGDPVTNSVLTVPVYGNHAGEPCYQAGNWAGSACTQAWRWSLDYVEDLHGNAMSLWWAKETNYYARNFNFKDPVRYDRSGYLTRIDYGQRADSMYSAAPLARVAFTVAERCFAEGALTCTDANFASTNPNNYRIWYDTPADLHCTAGQKCWNSSPAFFTRKRLDRITTSAQRQSGSTALQTVDEYKLKQSFPILRTGLNTALWLESVTRTGHGRNGAGTIALNAVRFEAHPDDMPNRVRRDDRPNFSRLRIGRVINEYGGETIVTYKQPTGACATGTGLPGKNDTAALKANTRLCYPSFWHPDPAVEDIDWFHKYVVDTVEELPAIDGAFPTVTRYSYADAGWKLAEQEFTKKSTRTYSQFAGFAKVTVVTGDDDPAIGSARTKSVTRYFRGMGDSVSVRDIDGTVIAADAEPFAGRIAEELTYTSAADADTAWLTRSVTVPAATELARRDRDDGLSPLRAWRVTEPRQITYTRSSGTGDDTRTQRVVETRTTYETEYGLPTRVESRGDTGRTGDESCTNFGYVHRTDKHVIGLTRQVRTSPTLCADANFDDLTTLSAASRVGYDNQAYGVALTASTRALVTSSWSLKADGSGYQPDGSVAFDATGRVVSRTGPDGKTSTTTFEPATGQAYRVTERNSLGHSQTVEVDPGRGVAVRSTDPNGHVSQATYDPLGRLVEAWAPGRTPTAGAVPDFSAEYHLPVGKPPYVVTRSRGHENRVETAVTLYDGLGRERQSQQEAVGGGRLISDTLYNTSGEIWQTNNAYYADGAPSGRLFTPLADTTVPNATRYTYDGLGRVLTEMPVLRGTDAPERATRYEYGTDHSTVINPAGAPSYRVWSDAIGRTTRVDTFTDAARTAFTTMRYEHDARGQLARAYHSEALDHPWTWSYDQRGRLTTANDPDTGTTTIGYDHRDRPLTTTNAREVTVWNGYDELSRPVAQRLDGPAGTLLAEFGYDTAPGGTGLPATATRYTDGLAYTQQIGGYTDDYQPTSTTLTLPQEIAETWGLARSYTYSYSYTDTGLTASVRMPAVGRLPAEEVLVRYTADGLPLSVSGQDWYGAETVYSPYGQVLRSTLGAQPYRVWTTASYDDASGALLDQRVFREQTGDQAVVPGNLVSQRSYGYDAAGNVTAVREHAAGIAERQCFSYDGVGQLTRAWTSADQTSCAAAPSAATVASGADGAGYWQEYEYDLLGNRTRLVEKDLTGDVAKDATSTYTYGKLDGSQPRTLTSVRKQYVTLSGAQVTAEAKRLYEATGETKSVSSLQTGDAQTLSWTWDGQVERIAGQGQGGKTAWVGPAGHCLDLAYGLAVPGQRIQLHSCNRTPPQRWAFTVAPGQVDADLGSMRVYDDWCLQPVGTTAGSLVQLQRCDDGAGQRWIRTGVGQLRHAVSGLCLATLGGATANSTPIVLATCDAGATAQLWSAQDETRHIYGPDGARLLTVQDAQATLHLGDALLTVARGGVNVTSQRTYPAPGGAVMRYAYGTSPAALAAVASDHQGSPYAEVNQSTGMPVRIVKRDPYGNERATTPLAVNLQTHTGFLGATRDDSSGYTPLGARLYDPEVGRFLSADPVLDLADPAQANGYTYAHNNPVTHSDPTGLSISLTASERAAALAGVGLSAAQVSQARSAAGRTMTSVILSVAWDVLKEFIGLDAALGCFGGSVWSCVDLVTEFIPAFKMFKAFGRIVKAVERTFSAIKAWQKAKAAAQAVLKAARAAETAALNAKKAAAERAKRAAQALAKKAADKANTTSNKAVNASKKTGNPVQKQAQAKTNPKASSSGGGRASGGGKNTSKPGGTTGASSRSNGGSSGGGGGGGGRSGGGGSCEDPANSFTPGTKVLMADGTTTPIEDVKPGDEVIATDPETGETEVETVTATITGDGVKHLVKITIDTDGHHGPETAEITATDGHPFWVPELGEWIDAVDLQPGQWLHTSSGTWVQITAIQRWTTPRAVVHNLTISHVHTYHVLAGNVPVLVHNCGGPGRDLIDGDAQYHIISGNRTGGGHKWPGQPGKTVFPESWDTDKILESVADIATNPSSTWTWQKGAHGSLYTKKGELSRVKIEGVYDGVNIRVIFEPATDRIITGFPIGR